The following proteins are encoded in a genomic region of Arcobacter cloacae:
- a CDS encoding PAS domain-containing sensor histidine kinase, whose protein sequence is MKVSFYIKLFIAFVIFAVLLLGFSSFAFNNFYTFHNEKKQKEQNYNILNHQEDIFKTYLKSYDEKLLLLKNTLSNFEDEEKKIQFLKMFLKEDENIKQFKIISLDASEKLKIEKQGNNINIYKPDELKKIFTASYYKEIRVLKNKEILHYISIDSTIDFILRNEDSFYVLKIDLKNIFSKIYNNFPIKTAIFDNNEDLLLKESFLKKFFINEKQYYIFVLQDVLINKDNYIKDYYESVIIIGFCLALLLSLLFSEPIAKLNEKVEEENKKLDLDIKQNFLELNENQRVIDKHIMFVRLDKNYVIIDSSEAFCYFLGFSKGELLGHSYEILIHKDMKIKERIKILKYLKNKKSYIAEIKGNKKDGEVFWINLFIEAIFEDKQIVGYTIICTDITNKKKIEELYGDLNNQVEQYNAIFENVNSGIALINLEGEFIKSNKTFNKFLGYENDELLQMNCIDIINPDSKNLLKKILKEVEDIGNILNLEKIFIRKDGTPIHLELSLSILSDHKHLVFVVNSLEDKRKLQELNQHLEEKINQEVEKSIQKDKLHQQEQIKNAKLTSIGSLAAGIAHEINTPLTYIKGNLELMSYDIMDLPKSEIQERMKFDSEKMKEGINRIANIVESMREMSQSSKEIKENTNIYATLITSLTMAYNRSRQVTRIFLNDRLFDIDSINKNEFVFCSKVQKQRIEQVWIIVINNALDELVKIDDYEKRALNIILFEEADEIVIKFKDSAGGIKQEILEDIFEPFISSKEHSGMGVGLNIAKKIVDEQDGIIKAYNEDFGAVFEIRLQKCEEE, encoded by the coding sequence ATGAAAGTCTCATTTTATATAAAACTTTTTATTGCATTTGTAATATTTGCAGTTTTATTACTTGGTTTTTCATCATTTGCTTTTAATAATTTTTATACTTTTCATAATGAAAAAAAACAAAAAGAACAAAATTATAATATTTTAAATCATCAAGAAGATATATTTAAAACCTATTTAAAAAGTTATGATGAAAAGCTTTTATTATTAAAAAATACTCTTTCTAATTTTGAAGATGAAGAAAAAAAGATTCAATTTCTAAAAATGTTTTTAAAAGAAGATGAAAATATTAAACAATTTAAAATAATCTCTTTAGATGCAAGTGAAAAGCTAAAAATAGAAAAACAAGGTAATAATATAAATATTTATAAGCCTGATGAATTAAAAAAAATATTTACAGCTTCATATTATAAAGAGATTAGAGTTTTAAAAAATAAAGAAATTCTTCACTATATCTCAATAGATTCAACAATAGATTTCATATTAAGAAATGAAGATAGTTTTTATGTATTAAAAATAGATTTAAAAAATATATTTTCAAAGATATATAATAATTTCCCCATAAAAACAGCTATTTTTGATAATAATGAAGATTTATTATTAAAAGAATCTTTTTTAAAAAAATTTTTTATAAATGAAAAACAATATTATATTTTTGTGTTGCAAGATGTTTTAATAAACAAAGATAATTATATAAAAGATTATTATGAATCTGTAATAATTATAGGATTTTGTTTAGCTTTACTTTTGTCTTTATTATTTAGTGAACCAATTGCAAAATTGAATGAAAAAGTAGAAGAAGAGAATAAAAAACTAGATTTAGATATTAAACAAAATTTCTTAGAATTAAATGAGAATCAACGTGTAATAGATAAACATATTATGTTTGTAAGACTTGATAAAAACTATGTAATAATTGATTCAAGTGAAGCTTTTTGTTATTTTCTAGGATTTTCAAAAGGTGAATTATTAGGTCATAGTTATGAAATTTTGATTCATAAAGATATGAAAATTAAAGAGAGAATTAAAATCTTAAAATATCTCAAAAATAAAAAATCATACATAGCAGAGATAAAAGGAAACAAAAAAGATGGTGAAGTATTTTGGATTAATCTTTTTATTGAAGCAATTTTTGAAGATAAACAAATAGTTGGATATACAATAATTTGTACAGATATCACAAATAAAAAAAAGATTGAAGAGTTATATGGAGATTTAAATAATCAAGTAGAACAATATAATGCAATTTTTGAAAATGTAAATAGCGGAATTGCTTTGATAAATTTAGAGGGTGAATTTATTAAATCAAATAAAACTTTCAATAAATTTTTAGGTTACGAAAATGATGAACTTTTACAAATGAATTGTATTGATATAATAAATCCTGATTCAAAAAATCTTTTAAAGAAAATTTTAAAAGAGGTAGAAGATATAGGAAATATCTTAAATTTAGAGAAAATATTTATAAGAAAAGATGGAACCCCTATTCATCTTGAGTTATCTTTGAGTATTTTATCAGATCATAAGCATCTTGTTTTTGTGGTAAATTCTTTGGAAGATAAAAGAAAATTACAAGAGTTAAATCAACATTTAGAAGAAAAGATAAATCAAGAAGTAGAAAAAAGTATTCAAAAAGATAAACTTCATCAACAAGAACAAATTAAAAATGCAAAATTAACTTCGATTGGTTCACTCGCTGCTGGAATTGCCCATGAAATAAACACTCCACTTACATATATAAAAGGAAATCTTGAATTAATGTCTTATGATATTATGGATTTACCAAAAAGTGAAATTCAAGAAAGAATGAAATTTGATAGTGAAAAGATGAAAGAGGGAATTAACAGAATTGCAAATATTGTTGAATCAATGAGAGAAATGTCTCAAAGTAGTAAAGAGATAAAAGAGAATACAAATATCTATGCTACATTAATTACCTCTTTAACAATGGCTTATAATCGTTCAAGACAGGTTACAAGAATATTTTTAAATGATAGACTTTTTGATATAGATTCTATAAATAAAAATGAATTTGTATTTTGTAGTAAAGTTCAAAAACAAAGAATTGAACAGGTTTGGATTATTGTGATAAATAATGCCTTAGATGAATTAGTAAAAATTGATGATTATGAAAAGAGAGCTTTAAACATAATTTTATTTGAAGAAGCTGATGAAATTGTAATAAAATTCAAAGATAGTGCAGGTGGAATAAAACAAGAGATTCTTGAAGATATTTTTGAGCCTTTTATTTCATCAAAAGAGCATAGTGGTATGGGTGTTGGATTAAATATTGCTAAAAAAATAGTTGATGAACAAGATGGGATAATTAAAGCTTATAATGAAGATTTTGGTGCTGTTTTTGAAATAAGATTACAAAAATGTGAAGAAGAATAA
- a CDS encoding TIGR00282 family metallophosphoesterase — protein sequence MRIGFIGDIVGRPGRKIIKENLIKIKKEYEIDFIIANGENASHGFGLTIEGSKELLKSGIDLITGGNHSFDKKKDMMVLLETSNVLRPDNYPEGLIGSGIKICEIETQDGIEKLAVINLMGIYGMPTVENPFNWAKKLVSNLHEEGIKNIFIDFHAEATSEKRIMLMMFKNQVSAICGTHTHVGTDDLQIFENTAYLTDIGLTGCRDNVIGMDSKIPIQKVTTGLGGHFEVPNSCKSILQMMVVDIDDGKASSAFKIKKYCHNPKIFVTEAFID from the coding sequence ATGAGAATAGGATTTATAGGTGATATTGTAGGACGACCTGGAAGAAAAATAATAAAAGAAAATTTAATAAAAATCAAAAAAGAGTATGAGATTGATTTTATAATTGCAAATGGTGAAAATGCAAGTCATGGTTTTGGGTTAACAATTGAAGGTTCAAAAGAGCTTTTAAAAAGTGGAATAGATTTAATAACAGGTGGAAATCACAGTTTTGATAAGAAAAAAGATATGATGGTTTTGCTTGAAACTTCTAATGTTTTAAGACCTGATAATTATCCTGAAGGTTTAATTGGAAGTGGTATTAAAATCTGTGAAATTGAAACACAAGATGGAATTGAAAAACTAGCAGTTATAAATCTAATGGGAATTTATGGTATGCCAACTGTTGAAAATCCTTTTAATTGGGCAAAAAAATTAGTTTCAAATCTTCATGAAGAGGGAATTAAAAATATTTTTATAGATTTTCACGCAGAAGCAACAAGTGAAAAAAGAATAATGCTAATGATGTTTAAAAATCAAGTGAGTGCAATTTGTGGAACACATACTCATGTGGGAACAGATGATTTACAGATTTTTGAAAACACTGCATATTTAACTGATATTGGCTTAACAGGATGTAGAGATAATGTAATAGGAATGGATTCAAAGATTCCTATTCAAAAGGTTACTACAGGACTTGGAGGACATTTTGAAGTTCCAAACTCTTGTAAATCAATTTTGCAGATGATGGTAGTTGATATAGATGATGGAAAAGCTTCAAGTGCTTTTAAAATAAAAAAATATTGTCATAATCCTAAGATTTTTGTAACTGAAGCCTTTATTGATTAA
- the ubiE gene encoding bifunctional demethylmenaquinone methyltransferase/2-methoxy-6-polyprenyl-1,4-benzoquinol methylase UbiE, translating into MEKQQKIVSMFNDIAGTYDVANRVLSMGIDKSWRNKACNKTFELYGQKSIEKIVDVACGTGDMILFWEKVARENSIEIKNIIGIDPSVGMMEVGKKKLPHVEFIEAGAASMPLESESTDIISISYGIRNVVQRQEAFHEFARVLKKDGLVVINEFTKNKKEKLLDHLTDFYMNKILPVLGGLISKNKKAYTYLPNSIDEFLTTENLCKELKNAGLEPIHVKAFSMNISTLIIAKKL; encoded by the coding sequence ATGGAAAAACAACAAAAAATTGTATCAATGTTCAATGATATCGCAGGAACTTATGATGTTGCAAATAGGGTTTTATCAATGGGAATTGATAAATCTTGGAGAAATAAAGCTTGTAATAAAACTTTTGAATTATATGGTCAAAAATCAATAGAAAAAATAGTTGATGTTGCTTGTGGAACAGGAGATATGATTCTATTTTGGGAAAAAGTAGCTCGTGAAAATTCAATTGAAATAAAAAATATTATTGGAATTGACCCAAGTGTTGGAATGATGGAAGTAGGAAAAAAGAAACTTCCTCATGTTGAATTTATAGAAGCAGGAGCAGCTTCAATGCCTCTTGAAAGTGAATCTACAGATATTATTTCTATATCTTATGGAATTAGAAATGTTGTTCAAAGACAAGAAGCATTTCATGAATTTGCAAGAGTTCTAAAAAAAGATGGATTAGTTGTAATAAATGAATTTACAAAAAATAAAAAAGAGAAGTTGCTTGACCATTTAACAGATTTTTATATGAATAAAATTTTACCAGTTTTAGGTGGATTGATTTCAAAAAATAAAAAAGCTTATACATATTTACCAAACTCAATTGATGAATTTTTAACAACTGAAAATTTATGTAAAGAGTTAAAAAATGCTGGTCTTGAGCCAATTCATGTTAAAGCTTTTTCTATGAATATATCAACTTTAATAATCGCTAAAAAATTGTAG
- the xseA gene encoding exodeoxyribonuclease VII large subunit codes for MNKPISVSTLNVQIKSLLETTFIQVYVEGEISNITHHSSGHIYFSIKDESSTLSCVMFKGNTKYLKFQLENGLKVVITGNITVYAPRGNYQLLCNKIEPSGQGALAFAFEQLKNKLEAKGYFDGNYKQPLPKYPKKIALVTSPTGAAIEDMKKVASHRWPLTRFILVPTLVQGEGAAFDIVNSIKYADKLGCDIMIVGRGGGSIEDLWAFNEEIVANAIHEAKTPIISAVGHEIDYMISDFVADIRAATPSNAIEIALPDINEHRIYLDSLVNEYNNRMKNILFNKEQELLNMKRLFEQNSIETKFRFIQTEINLLKSSFKTDLSQKILSSQNELSLLKSSMKNSFSAFLLKTQNQIDLLKSNFELNHPDKKNKNGFVQISKDNKIISLEELQIGDKIELQTPKYIASCTLNSLEQQ; via the coding sequence ATGAATAAACCAATTTCCGTATCAACACTTAATGTTCAAATAAAATCCCTTTTAGAAACTACTTTTATTCAAGTTTATGTGGAGGGTGAAATTTCAAATATTACCCATCATAGTTCAGGACATATCTATTTTTCAATAAAAGATGAGAGTTCAACCCTTTCTTGTGTAATGTTCAAAGGAAATACAAAATATTTAAAGTTTCAACTTGAAAATGGTTTAAAAGTTGTAATTACTGGAAATATCACAGTTTATGCACCAAGGGGAAATTATCAACTTTTATGCAATAAAATTGAACCTTCAGGTCAAGGAGCTTTAGCATTTGCATTTGAGCAATTAAAAAATAAACTAGAAGCAAAGGGTTATTTCGATGGTAATTATAAGCAACCCCTTCCTAAATATCCAAAAAAAATCGCATTAGTTACTTCTCCTACAGGTGCAGCAATTGAAGATATGAAAAAAGTTGCAAGTCATAGATGGCCTTTAACTAGATTTATTTTAGTTCCTACTTTAGTTCAAGGTGAAGGTGCTGCTTTTGATATAGTTAATTCTATAAAATATGCAGATAAATTAGGTTGTGATATTATGATTGTAGGTCGAGGTGGTGGAAGTATTGAAGACTTATGGGCATTTAATGAAGAAATTGTTGCAAATGCAATACATGAAGCAAAAACGCCAATAATTTCAGCCGTTGGACATGAAATAGATTATATGATTTCTGATTTTGTGGCTGATATAAGAGCTGCAACACCATCAAATGCTATAGAAATAGCATTACCAGATATAAATGAACATAGAATTTATTTGGACTCTTTAGTAAATGAGTATAATAATCGAATGAAAAATATACTTTTTAATAAAGAACAAGAACTTTTAAATATGAAAAGATTGTTTGAGCAAAACTCAATAGAGACAAAATTTAGATTTATTCAAACAGAAATAAATCTTTTAAAATCATCTTTTAAAACAGATTTATCACAAAAAATTTTAAGTTCTCAAAATGAGTTGAGTTTATTAAAAAGTAGTATGAAAAATAGTTTTTCAGCATTTTTACTAAAAACACAAAACCAAATTGATTTATTAAAATCAAATTTTGAATTAAATCATCCAGATAAAAAAAATAAAAATGGATTTGTACAAATCTCCAAGGATAATAAAATAATTTCTTTAGAAGAGTTACAAATAGGAGACAAAATAGAATTACAAACACCAAAATATATTGCTAGCTGTACTTTAAATAGCTTAGAACAACAATAG
- a CDS encoding chemotaxis protein CheW, whose product MESNDNKVIDYANTSEFMTFELGAMKYAIELPKIREILTYPDNITPLPNTSKWVKGLINLRGEVVPILDIRIKFNTGPGTYDENTSVIAVITEDKRMIGIIVDLVDDVQRLDTSMLAPVSEMGSAIPAKYLKGYVRLDNNQMLVVMDIERVVAKEELKD is encoded by the coding sequence ATGGAAAGCAATGACAATAAAGTTATAGATTACGCAAATACAAGTGAGTTTATGACATTTGAATTAGGTGCAATGAAATATGCTATAGAATTACCTAAAATAAGAGAAATATTGACATATCCTGATAATATTACTCCTCTTCCAAATACTTCTAAGTGGGTTAAAGGATTGATAAATCTAAGAGGTGAAGTTGTTCCAATTTTAGATATTAGAATTAAATTTAACACAGGTCCTGGAACTTATGATGAAAATACTTCTGTAATTGCTGTAATTACTGAAGATAAAAGAATGATAGGAATTATTGTTGATTTAGTTGATGATGTTCAAAGATTAGATACAAGTATGTTGGCACCTGTTTCTGAAATGGGTTCAGCAATTCCAGCTAAATACTTAAAGGGTTATGTAAGATTAGATAATAATCAAATGCTTGTTGTTATGGATATTGAGCGAGTTGTAGCAAAAGAAGAGTTAAAAGATTAA
- a CDS encoding response regulator, with protein sequence MSIDKNLLKRLTLLYVEDDDTIRSELTDLLGNFFKKVFSSKDGKEGLRTFLENEDEINIILTDINMPVLNGIEMIRKIRGVNEKVPIIFATAYSDNEFLAEAIKLKVREYIVKPIDIRNLLSLMNEIASNLYQEFLLKQQQDELAKYKEILDSNNIVIKTDVHLNITYVNELFCQISGFQKDELLGKEFKYLKYPDVANDIYTNLYARVLNNKSWQGKLKNIKKDGTFYNTDAYVIPTLDDTGEMTGVISIQKDITEELNKKREIQLALMREKSDIYIRSKEGSLEQNLVINDLKNRLEATQLELDQAIKNLDKYIYSNEKYRLENKNLKTEIGLYKKNSNTSIAFKLSKESSDLRLEVKKLKEKLTSLEQNDEKRFVQLKINYEEKITELEEKIAELTEQLDSVQSDDVLLQKLEYWKDKAKEETQRLENLEKQIIAFADKNLLTKIFG encoded by the coding sequence ATGAGTATAGATAAAAATTTACTAAAAAGATTAACTTTATTATATGTAGAAGATGATGATACGATAAGAAGTGAATTAACTGATTTATTAGGTAATTTTTTTAAAAAAGTATTTTCATCAAAAGACGGTAAAGAAGGTCTTAGAACTTTTTTAGAGAATGAAGATGAAATTAATATCATATTAACAGATATAAATATGCCTGTTTTAAATGGTATTGAAATGATTAGAAAAATTCGTGGAGTAAACGAAAAAGTTCCTATAATATTTGCAACAGCTTATTCAGATAATGAATTTTTAGCTGAAGCAATAAAATTAAAAGTAAGAGAATATATAGTAAAACCTATTGATATTAGAAACTTACTTTCCTTAATGAATGAAATTGCATCAAATTTATACCAAGAATTTTTATTAAAACAACAACAAGATGAACTAGCAAAATATAAAGAGATCCTTGATAGTAATAATATTGTTATAAAAACAGATGTTCATCTTAATATAACTTATGTAAATGAACTTTTTTGTCAAATTTCAGGATTCCAAAAAGATGAATTACTTGGTAAAGAGTTTAAATATCTTAAATATCCAGATGTTGCAAATGATATTTATACAAATTTATATGCAAGGGTTTTAAATAATAAATCTTGGCAAGGTAAATTAAAAAATATCAAAAAAGATGGAACTTTTTACAACACAGATGCTTATGTTATTCCTACTTTAGATGATACAGGAGAGATGACAGGAGTTATTTCTATTCAAAAAGATATTACTGAAGAACTCAATAAAAAAAGAGAAATACAATTAGCATTAATGAGAGAAAAAAGTGATATTTATATAAGAAGTAAAGAGGGTAGTTTAGAACAAAATTTAGTAATAAATGATTTAAAAAATAGGCTTGAAGCTACCCAGTTAGAATTAGACCAAGCTATAAAAAATTTAGATAAGTACATTTATAGTAATGAAAAATATAGATTAGAAAATAAAAATTTAAAAACAGAAATAGGTTTATATAAAAAAAATTCAAATACAAGTATTGCTTTTAAACTTTCAAAAGAGAGTAGTGATTTAAGATTAGAAGTTAAGAAATTAAAAGAAAAATTAACTTCATTAGAACAAAATGATGAAAAAAGATTTGTTCAATTGAAAATTAATTATGAAGAAAAAATTACAGAACTTGAAGAAAAAATTGCAGAATTAACAGAACAGTTAGACTCTGTTCAATCTGATGATGTTCTTTTACAAAAACTTGAATATTGGAAAGATAAGGCAAAAGAAGAGACTCAAAGATTAGAGAATCTTGAAAAACAAATAATTGCTTTTGCAGATAAAAATCTTCTGACAAAAATTTTTGGCTAA
- a CDS encoding peptidylprolyl isomerase: MKKILILICSFMLLLEASNPVALFETTKGNIQIELRPDLAPKAVENFVTHAKNGYYNGLIFHRVIKNFMIQGGDPTGTGAGGESIWNKPFDDEFAPNAVFDKAGILAMANKGPNTNSSQFFITTVPTYWLNGRHTIFGYVTEGFDIVKKIEAVETNGKYRGDKPLEDVKIISISIKE, from the coding sequence ATGAAAAAAATTTTAATTTTAATTTGCTCTTTTATGTTACTTTTAGAAGCATCAAATCCTGTTGCTTTATTTGAAACAACAAAAGGAAATATTCAAATTGAATTAAGACCAGATTTAGCACCAAAGGCTGTTGAAAACTTTGTTACACATGCAAAAAATGGTTATTATAATGGATTAATTTTTCATAGAGTTATAAAAAACTTTATGATTCAAGGTGGAGATCCTACAGGAACAGGAGCTGGTGGAGAATCAATTTGGAATAAACCTTTTGATGATGAATTTGCTCCAAATGCTGTTTTTGATAAAGCAGGAATTTTAGCAATGGCAAATAAAGGTCCAAATACTAATAGTAGTCAATTTTTTATAACAACTGTTCCTACTTATTGGCTAAATGGAAGACATACAATTTTTGGTTATGTAACTGAAGGATTTGATATTGTAAAAAAAATAGAAGCTGTTGAAACAAACGGTAAATATAGAGGGGATAAACCTTTAGAAGATGTTAAAATTATCTCTATTTCTATAAAAGAATAA
- a CDS encoding (2Fe-2S) ferredoxin domain-containing protein: MEMPTLPQPTFYIFKCEQSSPPGMPKPSCVNENSRDLFNHTMQTLMKNGVMGPVQLVRTSCLGRCQMGPLMLVEPGHYMYAQLSKEKIDKIVEEHILGGKPVEEYLIPSSYWGEPVNLVK; encoded by the coding sequence ATGGAAATGCCAACTTTACCACAACCTACATTTTATATATTTAAGTGCGAACAAAGTTCACCTCCTGGAATGCCAAAACCTTCATGTGTGAATGAAAATAGTAGAGATTTATTTAATCACACTATGCAGACTTTGATGAAAAATGGAGTTATGGGACCTGTACAACTTGTAAGAACTTCTTGTCTTGGTAGATGTCAAATGGGTCCATTGATGTTAGTTGAACCTGGACATTATATGTATGCACAGTTATCTAAGGAAAAAATAGATAAAATAGTAGAAGAACATATATTAGGTGGAAAGCCCGTAGAAGAGTATTTAATACCATCTTCTTATTGGGGTGAACCTGTAAATTTAGTAAAATAA
- the panD gene encoding aspartate 1-decarboxylase: protein MTFDMLYCKIHRATVTDANLNYVGSITIDEDLMNAANLMVGQKVDIVNINNGERFQTYVIKGKAGSKDMCLNGAAARKVEIGDKIIVIAYASYSPAELENYKPTVVLVDDKNNIELITNELVGSDNV, encoded by the coding sequence ATGACATTTGATATGCTATATTGTAAGATTCATAGAGCAACAGTAACTGATGCAAATTTGAATTACGTTGGTTCAATTACAATAGATGAAGATTTAATGAATGCAGCAAATTTGATGGTTGGTCAAAAAGTTGATATTGTAAATATTAATAATGGTGAAAGATTCCAAACTTACGTTATAAAAGGGAAAGCTGGTTCTAAAGATATGTGTCTAAATGGAGCTGCAGCTAGAAAAGTGGAAATTGGTGATAAAATAATTGTAATAGCATATGCAAGTTATAGCCCAGCAGAATTAGAAAATTATAAACCTACAGTTGTTTTGGTTGATGATAAAAACAATATAGAGTTAATAACTAATGAATTAGTAGGAAGTGACAATGTTTGA
- a CDS encoding YbaB/EbfC family nucleoid-associated protein yields MFDGIDLKNLNLGDMLNQFQDMAKNAKDENASKIFTSKAGGGMIEISINGNSEVIDLKIDDSLLEDKDSLQILLISCMNDVIKQSDENKKMMAMNLMGGFGSFGQK; encoded by the coding sequence ATGTTTGATGGTATTGATTTAAAAAATTTAAATTTAGGTGATATGTTAAATCAGTTTCAAGATATGGCAAAAAATGCTAAAGATGAAAATGCGTCTAAAATATTTACTTCAAAAGCTGGTGGTGGAATGATTGAAATTTCAATCAATGGAAATTCAGAAGTAATAGATTTAAAAATTGACGATTCATTACTTGAAGATAAGGATTCTTTACAAATTTTGTTAATTTCATGTATGAATGATGTTATAAAACAAAGTGATGAAAATAAAAAAATGATGGCAATGAATTTAATGGGTGGATTTGGCTCTTTTGGTCAAAAATAA
- a CDS encoding polyprenyl synthetase family protein has translation MKNLLNSFEDYLLNNLPLSNTFHPNFQNALGDMLKAGGKRFRPMLLLSVIKSNKSLLIPNSMPVALGIEFLHTYSLIHDDLPAMDNADLRRGFQTLHKKYDEVTAILVGDALNTEAFNLISNASLSNDIKIDLIKCLASNGGIDGMIIGQAIDCFFENKKLELSQLEFLHIHKTAKLIAASLKMGAIISEYDLQTQEKLYNFGIDLGLLFQIQDDIIDETLSSEEAGKTTKNDNSKNSFVNLLGLEGAKESANKLADKCKKSLNSFDSKLKNSLEELLLSYINRHN, from the coding sequence ATGAAAAATTTATTAAACTCTTTTGAGGATTATTTATTAAATAATCTTCCTTTATCAAATACTTTTCATCCAAATTTCCAAAACGCATTAGGTGATATGTTAAAAGCAGGTGGAAAAAGATTTAGACCAATGCTTTTACTTTCAGTTATCAAATCAAATAAATCTTTACTTATTCCTAATTCTATGCCAGTAGCTTTAGGAATAGAGTTTTTACATACATACTCTTTAATTCATGATGATTTACCAGCTATGGATAATGCTGATTTAAGAAGAGGTTTTCAAACCTTACATAAAAAATATGATGAAGTGACAGCTATTTTAGTTGGAGATGCACTAAATACAGAAGCTTTTAATTTAATTTCGAATGCTTCTTTATCAAATGATATAAAAATTGATTTAATTAAATGTTTAGCTTCTAATGGTGGAATTGATGGTATGATAATTGGTCAAGCTATTGATTGTTTTTTTGAAAATAAAAAATTAGAATTAAGTCAATTAGAATTTTTACATATTCATAAAACTGCTAAATTAATTGCTGCAAGTCTAAAAATGGGTGCAATAATTAGTGAATATGATTTGCAAACACAAGAAAAATTATATAATTTTGGAATTGATTTAGGATTACTTTTTCAAATTCAAGATGATATTATAGATGAAACTTTAAGTAGTGAAGAAGCTGGTAAAACTACAAAAAATGATAATTCTAAAAACTCTTTTGTGAATTTACTAGGACTAGAAGGTGCAAAAGAAAGTGCTAATAAATTAGCAGATAAATGTAAAAAGAGTTTAAACTCTTTTGATAGTAAGTTAAAAAACTCTTTAGAAGAGTTACTTTTGAGCTACATAAATAGACATAATTAA
- the groES gene encoding co-chaperone GroES codes for MNFRPLGKRVLVQRTQAEEKTASGIILVDSAKQKPNTAEVKAIGSEVTELKVGDTIVFEQYRGTEFTLDGEDYLVLEIENIIGVL; via the coding sequence ATGAATTTTAGACCACTAGGAAAAAGAGTACTAGTTCAAAGAACACAAGCAGAAGAAAAAACTGCAAGCGGAATTATTTTAGTTGATTCAGCAAAGCAAAAACCAAATACTGCTGAAGTTAAAGCAATTGGTTCAGAAGTAACTGAATTAAAAGTTGGTGATACAATTGTTTTTGAACAATATAGAGGAACGGAGTTTACTTTAGATGGTGAAGATTATTTAGTATTAGAAATTGAAAATATAATTGGTGTTTTATAA